One Halosegnis longus DNA window includes the following coding sequences:
- a CDS encoding alkaline phosphatase family protein, translating into MGLFDRLRGDGGPRVAFFGIDGVPYSLIADNPDRFPNLTDLANDGAGGAIDSIVPPESSACWPSLTTGVNPGTTGVYGFQDREVGSYDTYVPMGRDVQATRVWDRVTDAGRDATVMNVPVTFPPQRDVQRMVSGFLSPGVEKAAYPDELRDDLQNSNYRIDTNAKLGHQADKTEFIENAYATLDARYETFSKYVDKDDWDLFFGVFMTTDRVNHFLFGDYEQDGEYKEEFLEFYEQVDEYLGKLRAQLPDDVTMVVASDHGFTTEQYEVNLNTWLEDEGWLSYQTDDHDSLADISEEARAYSFIPGRLYLNLEGREPRGSVPESEYEDVRAELKAAIEELEGPTGEPVAQRVVTKEDAYRGPHDDIAPDLTVIPTHGYDLKAGFAGNDEVFTTGPRNGMHSFENACLFVDDDRARIDDVDLFDITPTILDLLEMETDRTELDGASLV; encoded by the coding sequence ATGGGCTTGTTCGACCGACTACGCGGTGACGGTGGTCCGCGTGTTGCTTTCTTCGGTATCGACGGTGTGCCGTACAGTCTCATCGCCGATAACCCCGACCGGTTTCCGAATCTGACCGACCTCGCGAACGACGGTGCCGGCGGCGCAATCGACTCCATCGTCCCGCCGGAGTCGTCGGCCTGTTGGCCGTCGCTCACGACCGGCGTGAATCCGGGGACGACCGGCGTCTACGGCTTCCAGGACCGCGAAGTGGGCAGCTACGACACCTACGTGCCGATGGGACGCGACGTGCAGGCGACCCGCGTCTGGGACCGCGTCACCGACGCCGGCCGCGACGCGACCGTGATGAACGTCCCCGTGACGTTCCCGCCACAGCGCGACGTCCAGCGGATGGTCTCTGGGTTCCTCTCGCCGGGCGTCGAGAAGGCCGCCTACCCCGACGAGCTGCGCGACGACCTGCAAAACTCCAACTACCGCATCGACACGAACGCGAAGCTCGGCCACCAGGCCGACAAGACGGAGTTCATCGAGAACGCCTACGCGACGCTCGATGCCCGCTACGAGACGTTCTCGAAGTACGTCGACAAGGACGACTGGGACCTCTTTTTCGGCGTCTTCATGACGACCGACCGGGTCAACCACTTCCTGTTCGGCGACTACGAGCAGGACGGCGAGTACAAAGAGGAGTTCCTGGAGTTCTACGAACAGGTCGACGAGTATCTCGGCAAACTGCGCGCCCAACTTCCGGACGACGTGACGATGGTCGTCGCCAGCGACCACGGCTTCACGACCGAGCAGTACGAGGTGAACCTCAACACGTGGCTCGAAGACGAGGGGTGGCTCTCCTACCAGACGGACGACCACGACTCGCTCGCCGACATCAGCGAGGAGGCCCGCGCGTACTCGTTCATCCCCGGCCGGCTGTATCTGAATCTCGAAGGGCGCGAGCCGCGCGGCTCCGTCCCCGAGTCGGAGTACGAAGACGTTCGCGCAGAGCTAAAGGCGGCCATCGAGGAGTTGGAAGGGCCGACCGGCGAGCCGGTCGCCCAGCGCGTCGTCACGAAGGAAGATGCCTACCGTGGTCCCCACGACGACATCGCGCCCGACCTGACGGTGATTCCGACCCACGGCTACGACCTGAAGGCCGGCTTTGCGGGCAACGACGAGGTGTTCACCACCGGGCCGCGCAACGGGATGCACTCCTTCGAGAACGCGTGTCTGTTCGTCGACGACGACCGCGCTCGCATCGACGACGTGGACTTATTCGACATCACGCCGACGATCTTGGACCTGCTGGAGATGGAGACCGACCGCACGGAACTGGACGGCGCGTCGCTCGTCTAG
- a CDS encoding tubulin/FtsZ family protein, whose protein sequence is MKVALIGVGQAGGKLAEALSRDPLAADSVVSSLAINSARADLSSIGLDTLLIGAERVNGHGVGGDNELGATVMQEDANEVVDAVSGRVGSDCEAIIITAGLGGGTGSGGAPVLAHELKRVYDVPVYVLGVLPGRDEGALYQRNAGRSLKTLAREADATILVDNDAWRQAGESMDEGYAAVNEKIAQRVGLLLAAGEFDAGSVAAESVVDSSEVINTLREGSLAAIGYASAESSPDADANLNTITSVARNALLTGTSLPDATTAESGLLIVAGQADRISRKGVEAARTWLEDELGSMQVRGGDYPLDSERLAALVLLGGVERSERVQAFLDRASEASVAEETPDATESLVNDDLDDLF, encoded by the coding sequence ATGAAAGTCGCCCTTATCGGCGTGGGTCAAGCCGGCGGCAAGCTGGCCGAAGCCCTCTCGCGCGACCCGCTGGCGGCCGATTCGGTCGTCAGTTCGCTCGCCATCAACAGTGCGCGAGCGGATCTCTCCTCCATCGGTCTCGATACCCTCCTCATCGGCGCGGAGCGTGTCAACGGCCACGGCGTCGGCGGCGACAACGAACTCGGTGCGACGGTGATGCAGGAAGACGCCAACGAGGTCGTCGACGCCGTGTCGGGCCGCGTCGGCTCCGACTGTGAGGCCATCATCATCACCGCTGGGCTCGGCGGCGGCACCGGGTCGGGGGGTGCGCCAGTGCTCGCACACGAACTCAAACGCGTCTACGACGTGCCCGTCTACGTGCTCGGCGTGCTCCCCGGCCGCGACGAGGGGGCGCTGTACCAGCGCAACGCCGGCCGGTCGCTGAAGACGCTGGCGCGGGAAGCCGACGCGACCATCCTCGTGGACAACGACGCGTGGCGACAGGCCGGCGAGTCGATGGACGAGGGGTACGCGGCCGTCAACGAGAAGATTGCACAGCGCGTTGGCCTGCTGCTCGCGGCCGGCGAGTTCGACGCGGGCAGCGTCGCCGCCGAGTCCGTCGTCGACAGCTCCGAGGTTATTAACACGCTCCGCGAGGGGTCGCTCGCAGCAATCGGATACGCGTCCGCGGAAAGCAGCCCCGACGCCGACGCGAATCTCAACACCATCACTTCCGTCGCACGGAACGCGCTCCTGACGGGAACGAGTCTCCCGGACGCCACGACGGCCGAGAGTGGCCTGCTCATCGTCGCCGGCCAGGCCGACCGCATCAGCCGCAAGGGGGTCGAGGCGGCCCGAACCTGGCTGGAGGACGAACTCGGCTCGATGCAGGTACGCGGCGGCGATTACCCGCTCGACTCCGAGCGGCTGGCCGCGCTCGTCCTCTTGGGCGGTGTCGAACGGTCCGAGCGCGTGCAGGCGTTCCTCGACCGGGCGAGCGAGGCGAGCGTCGCGGAGGAGACGCCCGACGCCACGGAGTCGCTGGTGAACGACGACCTCGACGACCTGTTTTGA
- a CDS encoding glycerophosphodiester phosphodiesterase translates to MQYISTNRPIHISAAISAAMEIVAHRGYGDVYPENTLAAFEQAAETADWIELDVRPCRTGELVVFHDEWLGRLTNATGRVVNASWDELQTLEILDSGERIPRLDEALQTIPADTGVEIELKEWGLVEDVLDAVDAIDNPVTIISFSPLALHAVAEATTEIPLGHVLYHGLYEDAPVLGLDTAAHLGCNTVHLFHSMGADADVVETAHDRGLVVQTATPEEGPTPEVLEEYRDIGVDRISADRPFE, encoded by the coding sequence ATGCAGTATATATCAACTAACCGACCAATTCATATATCTGCCGCAATATCGGCTGCTATGGAGATTGTTGCCCACCGAGGCTACGGGGATGTGTATCCAGAGAACACGTTGGCGGCGTTTGAACAGGCCGCAGAGACAGCCGACTGGATTGAGCTGGACGTTCGACCGTGTCGTACCGGTGAGCTCGTCGTGTTCCACGACGAGTGGTTAGGTCGACTGACCAATGCCACCGGTCGCGTGGTGAACGCGAGCTGGGATGAGTTGCAGACACTGGAGATTTTAGACTCTGGTGAGCGGATTCCGCGGTTAGACGAGGCACTCCAGACGATTCCAGCGGACACTGGCGTCGAAATCGAACTGAAAGAGTGGGGACTCGTCGAGGACGTACTCGATGCTGTCGATGCGATTGACAACCCAGTAACAATTATCTCCTTTAGCCCACTTGCACTCCACGCCGTCGCGGAGGCGACAACGGAGATACCGCTTGGTCATGTCCTCTATCATGGACTGTACGAAGATGCGCCAGTGCTTGGATTAGACACCGCAGCACATCTCGGTTGTAATACTGTTCACCTGTTCCACTCGATGGGAGCCGATGCAGACGTAGTCGAGACAGCGCACGACCGCGGGCTCGTTGTCCAGACAGCAACACCGGAGGAAGGACCGACGCCAGAGGTGCTTGAAGAGTATCGCGATATCGGCGTCGACCGAATCAGTGCTGACCGGCCATTCGAGTAG
- a CDS encoding ABC transporter ATP-binding protein, with translation MARIELESLQKEFGETVAVNDISLSVPDGEFLVLVGPSGCGKSTLLRTISGLESQTSGDISIGDERVTNVEPKDRGVAMVFQDYALYPHMTARRNMTFGLDSHVSMSDDEIEQAVQDVGETLGIGDLLNRTPDALSGGEKQRVAMGRALLREPDVFLLDEPLSNLDAKLRDQMRAELTQLHERIGTTTIYVTHDQTEAMTLGDRVAVMNDGEIEQVESPQVLYDEPASRFVAEFIGSPQMNFLPVDVEGRSRPTVATLQGHLTSPFPTTNDMPFTAPENAVLGVRPEDLYLAQAAENDSFAGPVEMTVTLHETLGDSVVLHGTVANERIRIRTSERPNVTAGDSIRVVVDPTRLHLFDTDGEIVAHAADKVAQTA, from the coding sequence ATGGCACGCATAGAACTGGAGTCGCTCCAGAAAGAGTTCGGTGAGACCGTTGCGGTAAACGACATCTCACTGTCGGTGCCGGACGGAGAGTTCCTCGTCCTTGTCGGACCGAGCGGCTGTGGAAAGAGTACGCTCTTGCGAACGATCTCCGGACTTGAATCACAGACGTCAGGGGATATCAGTATCGGAGACGAGCGCGTCACGAACGTTGAACCGAAAGACCGCGGCGTCGCGATGGTGTTCCAAGACTACGCGCTGTATCCCCATATGACGGCACGGCGAAACATGACGTTCGGACTGGACTCACACGTCTCGATGAGCGACGACGAAATTGAGCAGGCCGTGCAGGATGTCGGTGAGACGCTGGGCATTGGCGATCTGTTGAATCGGACACCAGATGCACTGTCCGGAGGTGAGAAACAGCGCGTTGCAATGGGGCGAGCGTTACTCCGTGAACCAGACGTGTTCCTGCTTGACGAGCCGTTGTCGAATCTTGACGCGAAGCTCCGTGACCAGATGCGTGCGGAGCTGACGCAGTTACACGAGCGGATCGGTACGACAACCATCTACGTCACCCACGATCAGACGGAGGCGATGACGCTTGGTGACCGTGTCGCAGTGATGAACGACGGTGAGATTGAGCAGGTGGAGTCACCACAAGTACTGTACGACGAGCCAGCAAGCCGGTTCGTTGCTGAGTTCATCGGCTCACCGCAGATGAACTTCTTACCGGTGGATGTTGAGGGTCGGAGCCGCCCAACAGTGGCTACGCTTCAAGGACACCTCACCAGTCCGTTCCCGACCACGAACGATATGCCGTTCACAGCCCCTGAAAACGCAGTACTCGGGGTTCGCCCAGAGGACCTCTATCTTGCACAAGCGGCTGAGAATGACTCCTTCGCTGGTCCGGTCGAGATGACCGTGACGCTTCACGAGACGCTTGGTGATTCAGTAGTACTGCATGGTACAGTAGCGAACGAACGGATTCGCATTCGTACTAGCGAGCGACCGAACGTCACTGCGGGCGACAGTATCCGCGTCGTGGTTGACCCGACCCGACTGCACCTGTTTGATACCGACGGCGAGATAGTTGCCCACGCGGCCGACAAGGTGGCACAGACCGCCTGA